The following proteins are encoded in a genomic region of Brachypodium distachyon strain Bd21 chromosome 1, Brachypodium_distachyon_v3.0, whole genome shotgun sequence:
- the LOC100823730 gene encoding putative disease resistance protein RGA3, which yields MEVICSAVMGELVSRTISFLVDKYLKQTTAPTEEERLHSLQRLLLRLCIIIEEAEERRITNQAMLHQLCILKMEMYRGYYILDSFSCRAHGEERMNDHQVSHSFAPSKFNPAKRVCFCSGSSQSASQAELLEQVLGSIGNTIEDVSEFVILLNRCPRLYRQPYNMYLLLDKCMFGRHMELEYIINFLLQAETTLGAENPGVLPIIGPGKVGKSTLIEHACNNERVRSHFSQILCFGGDDLKDASAVTLRDAGIIKHQNLTMGSGRTLIIIELVLDIDERLWKRLFSSAKRSIASGSKIIIASRSDKIASFGSTQALRVQSLTQEAYWYFFKVRIFGCMNAQDHPKLAAIAMDIARELNGCFMGATIFRGLLKSNFNPHFWSMALACLRKFKRHNMLVYGERFVAPWQIEEPIYVRRLEKTSSEYIVILDDYQTESAKSSANSPTNSGQSKPEAPKMSVQDLFFGSVRPQGKFNVLAWTSHLPPHYNYMFTCGIQRPRRKVTRKKCFLKNGN from the coding sequence ATGGAGGTAATTTGTTCTGCTGTTATGGGTGAACTTGTCAGTAGAACCATATCTTTCCTTGTCGACAAGTACCTGAAGCAGACTACGGCGCCGACCGAGGAGGAGAGATTGCACAGCCTGCAGCGGTTGCTACTGAGGCTATGCATCATCATCGAGGAGGCCGAAGAACGGCGCATCACAAACCAAGCCATGCTGCATCAACTCTGCATACTAAAAATGGAGATGTACAGAGGGTATTACATCCTCGACAGCTTCAGTTGCCGAGCccatggagaagaaaggatgAATGATCATCAAGTCAGTCACTCTTTTGCCCCATCTAAGTTTAACCCTGCCAAGCGTGTATGTTTCTGCAGTGGCAGCAGTCAGAGTGCATCCCAAGCTGAGCTGCTGGAGCAAGTTCTTGGCAGCATAGGGAACACCATTGAAGATGTGAGTGAGTTTGTTATCCTTCTGAACAGATGCCCACGTTTATACCGCCAACCATACAACATGTATTTGCTGTTGGACAAGTGCATGTTTGGCCGCCATATGGAGCTGGAGTATATCATAAACTTCCTGTTGCAAGCAGAAACTACTCTGGGTGCCGAAAATCCAGGCGTCTTGCCAATCATCGGTCCAGGGAAAGTTGGAAAGAGCACCCTAATAGAGCATGCTTGCAACAATGAAAGAGTGCGCAGCCACTTCTCTCAAATTTTGTGTTTTGGTGGAGATGATCTTAAGGATGCAAGTGCAGTGACCCTAAGAGATGCAGGGATAATCAAGCATCAAAACCTAACCATGGGTAGCGGAAGGACATTGATCATCATTGAACTAGTTCTAGATATTGACGAGCGTTTATGGAAAAGGCTGTTCTCATCTGCTAAAAGAAGCATTGCAAGTGGCAGTAAAATTATAATTGCAAGCCGATCTGACAAGATTGCAAGCTTTGGATCCACACAAGCCCTCAGAGTACAATCCTTAACTCAAGAAGCATACTGGTATTTCTTCAAGGTGCGTATATTTGGATGCATGAATGCACAGGACCACCCAAAACTGGCAGCTATAGCCATGGACATAGCCAGGGAGCTGAATGGTTGTTTCATGGGTGCAACCATATTTCGTGGACTACTGAAATCGAATTTTAATCCCCATTTCTGGAGCATGGCTCTTGCATGCCTTAGAAAATTCAAGCGACATAATATGTTGGTGTATGGAGAACGCTTTGTTGCTCCTTGGCAGATCGAGGAACCGATATATGTTAGGAGATTAGAGAAAACTTCTTCTGAATACATTGTGATACTAGATGACTACCAAACAGAATCTGCTAAGAGCTCGGCTAATAGTCCCACAAATTCTGGTCAAAGTAAACCTGAAGCTCCCAAGATGAGTGTTCAGGATCTTTTCTTTGGAAGTGTTAGGCCTCAAGGGAAATTCAATGTCCTCGCATGGACATCTCACCTGCCACCTCACTATAATTACATGTTTACCTGTGGGATACAGAGGCCACGGCGTAAGGTCACCAGGAAAAAGTGCTTTCTGAAGAATGGCAACTGA